The Alnus glutinosa chromosome 8, dhAlnGlut1.1, whole genome shotgun sequence DNA segment GCTGTCTGAGAGACAGGTAACTCTTAAGCTTTTTCAGTTCTTTGTTTGAGTGGACCCTTGATTATTTATCTTCATAGCAATTACCCTCCATTCTCATGGCCTATCTATTTAGTTGGTCGAACACCAAGAATCTTGTCTTCACTACCAATTGGGGTTATTCTTGGACTTTAATTCAGAGTGCAAGGCATTGGCCGTTGGGATTTGAACACAGGGGcacaccctcatgtgaggggttgttgtgcagttgttgtattggtgttgtaaatctaacatttttcttggTCGTTTGGTGCTTATTCAAGATTGAGGGTTTGGTGCTTGGCACGAGACGAGGGCTTTAATGCTTAGCACAGGACTATGGGTTTGGTGCATGGTGCATGGCCACGACTTTGGTGCCCCGAGACTTGCTTAGCACCTAAAAGTTCAGGTTGCACGCTCAATATTGAGGatcttcccaaaaataaaattctaaaatcctCTTCAATCCAAATAATATCCTTTGACACTTTTAAATCCTCCTTAAGAAAATCAAAAgcctaaaataaaattctttataaattaTTACAAATATCTTCATAATTCGACCAAAATCCCTTGATAATAGAAATTAAAGCCCATAACAATAATATTtaccaaataaaaatatcacaatgaTATAAGAATACTTATTTGCTGAAAAGGATTATACTTCCTACTTGTCTCAAGAATAAATATTTGTCTAATTTTTCCCCAAGGTACTTCTATATTTTAAAGAATAATTCTTTAATTTCATAGAATAACATCAAGGGTATCTAGGCGATTTATTGTTGGTCGAGCAAAGCTTTAATTCAGTTATTTCTTgtataagttttttatttttatttttaaaaaaaaaaaagaaaagtgaagcaTCTATGCTTATGGTTAGCTCATAAATGACTAGACCTTATTTTAAATCAGTTAAATAGACCAGTCTTGTAGGCAACAACAAATAACTTAGAGTGTTTTAACCGATAAATGTGGTCACCTAACTAATAAAGATAACCATAGTTAGTGCATCCTATCTTAATACTTGCATAGATAATAGAATAGGCGCGGTAAAAATGTATACATCAAacgaattttttgttttttaaggtaAGTATTCAAGTATATTTAAGATAATAATcttaaaaatcaaacttttattttacaaCTGTCTCATGATGATgattacatttatttttaaattttattttttaaaataagaattatgaaataattataaaatataaaatataatttttttttacataaattaAATGCAGCTTATAACCTTACTCATATTCAaaataaacaactaaaattaagctACATCAGTCTTTAAAAAGAtattaaaataaacaacttaaaTTAAGCTACATcagtctttaaaaaaatattaaataaaagagAGATGAGGCTATTTTACTCTTTTCACAGATGGCCTGATGGCCACCACCACCCACGAAAAGAGTGGGGGGCATAATTGAATTTGTCTGACATGTTTCTTAAGTTCCATAAATTTGGGTTATTTGGTCCAATTATTGTCGGAGGCAGAAGACGACAATGGATTGTGCTGAGGTGGCAAAAGTAGGTTCAAATTTTGAAAGTTGCAGTGGCCCACTGTCTTGAGAGCCATTTCTTTCTTGGGTTGGGGAGGAATAAAAGGGAAGAGGCCCTCTTCCTCTTCCCCAGAATCTGTGGCAGTTGCCAGTTGGTGAAGCCCATCACTAGAGAGGAAACACGTGTTGCTCGTTTCGTAAACTCCTTTCCCTCCTCCATACTGAGTGGAGAGGGGGTGGGTGGATCATGGATGGCGACAAGAGTAGGAGGATGGATATATGGCTGTCAGAgcttgcttatatatatatatatatatatatatatatatatatatattaaaaaaaaaaaaaaaaaaaaaaaaaaaaaagagaaagaaggcaATCATATTAAATTAACTTCTTCACACTACCACTTTCCCCCTTAAAAAGTGGCGGAGTAATTGGCAATTTGGCAGTCATAATGTGGCTGATCTCAATAATGCTCTCCTGATTTGATGGATTCTCTAAAGATTTTACCTACTTTAATAGCTTGGATACAAAATCTatcattttaaatttcattaaggGGTGTGTTAGAAACATACAAGTTGTACATTATGAACACACTCACCCTCTTAATTATATGGGCATGTCCCACAACACATGTGAAATCTACTCATGTGAGAGGATGAGTGTGCACATAATGTGtaacttgtatttttttaacattactctttctaTAAATACTTTAAAGTGATCAAATCATTCGTATATGTGTCGGGTTGAGCTAATGGAATAATTTAATTCAAGTTGATAGAATAGACGCAGGTAAACAGAGAAGGGTAAAGCAACATCGGTAaaagtacccaaaaaaaaaaaaaaaaaaaagatatgttaATTTAGGAAGGTAATGAGTAAATTTTGTTTCGGCTTTTTGCTATCTAGTTTATCTTGTTCAAAATGTAACTAACCCATCGtttatttttgacttttaaaatcaaacTTCTTAAGAGGTCATTCATCTTAATACTAATATTGCAAAAACAAGTTTAATTGCAGAATTTTAATATGATCATAAtaatcacggctttaaaatgatttatgtttaaCTTAAAATTCAAGCAATTAATGATAGTAAATAAATATGGTAGTCAGATTTTAGTTATAGGATTAAATGTATATATTCGTTATGGAAATATTACACGTGTTTATGGATCGACATTGTTATTGTTTCCACTTTCCGTTGAAAGATTTGATATACGTCTTATTCAGCTACCAAATTATTAACAAAGGGCATAGCTACGGGGCAGTTATCCTATCTTCGTCGTGCTCAATGGAAGGTTTGGTtcccaaaaatattattaaaaactaAGTAAAGAAAtgagaatgaaataaaataaccgTGAATTCCGAAACGGAGAAAGAGCAAGTGGTatctaaattatttaaaaatgtaacAATATATACGGAATTAAATATGCAAAATTTATTAATGCTTCTCTCAATTTgacttgaaataaaaataaaatatatatatatatatatatatatatatatatatatatatatatatatatatatatatatatcatattaccAAGTGGTAAGGCAAATTTAATCGCATTGAATGGGAGTCTTGGCCTGTGTGAATGCCATTGAAAAGGTGGTTTCACCTATTTACAATATGTTTATGGTGTATAAAAATTGGATGAAAACTTTATGTAGTAAGCAAAAAATAGAAATAGGTTCATgtatctaatttttatttaaaattttgatgaaaacGGTTAGAGTCACGacaatatcaataatattatgatATATGTCATttacagtaaaaaaaatatatataaaatataaaataaataaataacgaaTAATGCAAAATCGAtgaaataaaggaagaaagataATAATATCATAATATCATTGAGCTTGAAGAATCCATGGTCATTCAGGTAGTTCAACTACCCCTAATTTTGCCAAAGCGACGcttccttatttttcttttttgtatttgttattactactttttattattattattattgtaaatgacacgtgtcacaatATGATTgttggctaatttattaaatatatatcaaaacataCAGAGGAAAAAGTATCAAGATAACATAGCATTATAtcatgcaaataaaaaatatacaaaggtAGAGATAATGCCCCACAAGGTAGAGATAATGCTCATTTTCACTTTGCATGTATAGGACTATGGTCTTGAAACCTTTAAATCTTAttctcaattctttttttttataagacaaACAGTATGGGCTCTAATGCCTACACAATACCCCTTTAAATAGGCATATGTCTCAAAGTGAAAGTAATACTAAGTTTCCTTAatccattgatttttttttttttacttaaataatattttgattaatacGTTTAATTTTAGTAAGTCTTTAATAAAATGCTCAAGTTATAGATTTAGAATAATCAATTCCCATTAAGTTTGTCTCAATGAATATATACGACaaagtatatattttatcaTAGTACACACAGCACTAGGGATTCTTCTTGTGTGATTAGGTAAACCCCCTTAAGGGATAATAACCATCTTAAGAAATGAGAAGGGacttaaaagagaaaataaaattagtttcaATAGGTCTAGGAAACTTGTGATTTCTTGACTTGTCTtatgttattattaattaacatttattctgttaaaaaattgtagttgcactttctttattttgattaatcaaaatTTCTAGCAACATCTTATAATTACAATTGACCattcattaaaatataaatagttGAATTAAAGTCATAAATCAAACAGTCACTTTAATTCACTATATCTTAGTCTTTTGATTTCCGATTTAATCTCTTGATTATTTACGTACTtttgaaatcatatttaattttagCAACTCCTTACTAAAATGCTAAAGCtcgagataaataataataaattatattaaatttatatcaattaaatatttcatatacatttgattaaaatcaaaGATATTGTGGACTTCTTCTCGAGAATTaatgttcccacaatgctataTGTAATATGTGATTACCCAGCACACCAAGATTTTGATCATCACATTTGAGTTCACATTCCTCTCAAGATTGAGAGTCAATGTCATAAACAGTCGTAAGTTCAAGTTACTGATATTGACAATAGTTGCAAGTAATAACAACTCATGTGGTTCAGTTCGGCACATTGTAACCacaccaaaatataaataagaagTCTATACTCCCATAATCAATATTGATATGTTGTAGttttataaaatgaaatgtCCAATTCTATTACCGACTATGAACTATAATATTTtatagagaaaacttcacttatcgcccatgatctttcatcatttttacaatcatacccttaaactttataaagtttcaatttagtgtatcaatttttcatattttttttttgtcaatttcacAATTCCGTTAAGATTATCCGttaaataatgttaaaatttacaaaatgccaatgtttttttttttaaaaaaataaaattaaaattaaaataaaacaattttcaaatattaaggcatgagtatttttgcaaattccgttaaattctgaccaatgcTTAaatcattgcaattttttttttcctaaaaacaaCAAggggtattttaataattttgacatCACTTTGTTATGATTTAATGGAAAGTTGTCATAGAGGGGTGaagttgaaaataaaaattatatatatatatatatatacatatttttttaaaaaaaatgaaagatgaatacactaaattgacactttttaaagtttatgggtattattgtaaaagtgatgaaaaatcaggggtgataaataaagttttttctcGGTTTATAAGTTACAAGGTTTATGTCTTAGATATTATTTGTGATAATCTCGTTAACACACCCAATCCAGATTCAATATAACttaatgtctctctctctatatatatagagagagagagagagagaataatatgCACATGTATAAAATGATATGCCCACTACTcttaataaattttagaaaacaaacaactttattaataaaataaaaattttacataaATGAAATTGGCTTTTAGGGTATAAACCATAAAATTGAAGTGATACTACCATTTTTAGCCAACATTTTGTAAGGAAGTCGAGTGCAAtgacttatttatatttttaacttCCCACAAAAAGTTTATAGTCAAATTGTTTACCCTCAAGAGCTAATTGCAAATAAGTGAAATTATAGAGAccgattttacattttttttctaatatataaGATATATAGTACTAACTCAAAAATTATACAACTTattgtatatatgtataagcCGAACTAACTTAATCGAGTTTATGCGAGTTTTCGTAAGTTTAATTAAAACTTAGCTGAGCTTTAACATGTTcaacttatttaattttgggGTTTAGATTATGAGTAATTTTATAAGAAGAACTTGATGATTATAGTCTTCCTTGTATCCTTCGTaatataatattacttttaaaattattattcaatttgagattatttattatttaggcCCAACtcgtttttatttatttttttgacatgtccatatAAGAAGGGAAGAGgagattcgaattagtgacctccaCTTTATGAGACGTGATCCCAGCCAATTGATCTACCTTGTGACGGCCCAACTCGTTTATTAAATCAACAAAACTAGAGCCGAATTAATCGGTACTCAACTCAATAGTCTCGGGCCACGATGTTCTCAAATGACGATGGCAAGAGGGTAAAATGGAATAGAAAAAACTGGGCAGTATCTCAATAAAACAattcatgcaaaaaaaaaaaaaggcgaaaaaaaaaaagagccgtAATCAGACAAGTCAGGCGCATGGGAGCTCGCCAAGGAGTGCCTTGACCTATCATGTAATGAAGCAGTCATTAGCCGCCACGTAAGCAGAGAAAGCTAGAGCCGAGCGCCTCTGATAACTTCTGAAATTCAAATCCGCTCCACTTCTTCATTGCTTTCAAAAACCcgccgtctctctctctctctctctctctctctctccctctttcccATAAAGCAGAGACGCCCTCTCACCTAAACCCTTCAAAAGCCTTTCAAACGTCTCCCACTCTCGCCTTGTCTTATCAGGGAGCACAGTTATCGGCCAATGGCGAACGTTACCCAACTGCCCTGCGACGGAGACGGCATTTGCATGGTCTGCAAGGCCACCCCCTCCGACGAAGAGAAGCTCACCTGCAGAACGTGCGCCACCCCCTGGCACGTCAGCTGTCTCTCGTGCGGTCGTCCAGAGACCCTTGCCTCCGCTCTCCAATGGGAATGCCCCGACTGCTGCACCTCCGCCGGAGACTTCCCGCCGGTGAAGGCGCCCGGCGGGGTCTCCGACGACCTAATCGATAAGATCCGGGCAATCGAGGCTGATGCCTCCCtgacggagagagagaaggcGAAGAGGCGGCAGGAGTTGATGGTGAGCGGAAAGGCCTGCGTTGacggagaggaggaggaggaggagaagaagaagaaggcgaGTGGAGGAGATGTGTTGGATCTTCTGGGTGGGAGCTTCAACTGCTCCTTCTGTATGCAGCTACCGGAGAGACCTGTTACGGTGCGCTTCCCCTTCCTTCGTTTCATTTTCTGAGCTTCTTTTGTCGAATCACTCTGATACTTCATTTTCGATTACTTTTGAAATGCTTATTGTTCTCCGTCCAATGCCAGTTTgtagtatttttgtcttttttatgtttatttttttcctgccaATTTAGGAATGAAATTGCCTGAATTCTTCATTGACATGGAAGTTGgttcttgttgattttttttttctcctagaCGCCATGCGGGCACAATTTCTGCCTAAAATGCTTCCAGAAATGGGTTGCGCAAGGGAAGCGTAATTGTGCAAAGTGCCGCAGCTCCATTCCTTCAAAAATGGCGAGTCAACCCCGCATCAATTCTACCCTTGTAGTAGCCATTCGTATGGCAAAGATGTCCAAGTCAATTGTTGATGGAGGGCCTTCGAAAGTTTATCATTTCGTACAAAACCAGAATAGGCCTGACAAGGCGTATACCACCGAGCGTGCACAGAGGAATGGGAAGGCCAACGCTTGCAGTGGAAAGATATTTGTTAGTGTCTCCCCCGATCATTTTGGTCCTATCCCTGCCGAAAACGACCCCGTAAGGAATCAAGGTGTGCTTGTTGGGGAGACCTGGGAAGATAGACTGGAATGCCGGCAATGGGGTGCCCACCTTCCACATGTTGCTGGCATTGCTGGACAAGCAGACTATGGTTCGCAGTCAGTGGCTCTATCTGGAGGCTACCAAGATGACGAAGACCATGGAGAGTGGTTTCTCTACACTGGGAGGTTTGTTTTCAGATTGCTGCTCGATCGAatggttttggtttttgatgCAATAGTCTGCATTGaatctattatttttattcatcaattgCTAGGTTACTTTCAAAGCTAGCAAAGTAAATATGTTACTGATAATTCTGGCTGCTGTTGGTGATTGATTGCCATTTGATTATTCTTGTAAGATTAGTCAATTTGAGGATCTCTGGATACATCTTGGTAGGCTCAGCTTTAGAAGAGGGCTAACTGATTTTATGTGGAGATTTACAATATGAGGCTATGTTTGGCCTTAATATTTAGATTCCAATGTTCCCACTGTAGGCCGTAGGGCTTGCCTGTTTCAAAAATTTGTTCCCCTTCCACAACTCTTCAAGCTGGGAATGCATTTAAGACTTCCTACAGTGAGTATGTCTCGTGTACACAGGGATCACCTTCGGTGGATAATATTATGATGCAACAGTTACTTAAGTTGTTTCACTGTTCACTTTCTTTGTCCTATCCAGCGAAGCTTCAAATCTTCCACTGTATTTATTCAAATCTTCCACTTACCAAGCATATTTTACTAGTAAATATAATCAATATATCTCCTATTCCTGGTCTCCTCACTTATTAAGCATctattaaatttaattgcttCTGCATGTGCGTGTGTAATCTGTGGATGGCAGTGGAGGCAGAGATCTTAGTGGGAACAAACGGACGAACAAGGAGCAGTCTTTTGATCAGAAGTTCGAGAAACTGAACAAGGCACTTGAAGTTAGCTGCTTAAAAGGGTATCCTGTTCGAGTTGTCAGGTAAGTGTTAATgattcattctctctctctctctctctctctctctctctctctctctctctctctctctctctctctctctctcatcatttagatccttttattattattattattattattattaattttccatttcatttgataAGAAATTCACAAATATTCACCATCACTGCTTAAAATTTGCCTTCTGCATTGTACAATTTGTGCTGTAAAAAATCCTTTGTGATGGCTAGAAGTGGTATTGAAATTCTTTAAATAGGTGTCTCTTTAGTTGTTGAAAGAATGTTTATCCGAATGTGTAAATTGATGTTGTCCATTTGAGACCAttttagatttgagtttgcaTAACATTAGGCTGAAGCATTAATTCTCATTCTTCCAAGTATATAAATAGCCAACTAAATAGCTTGTAATCTGGCAATAGTGCTTGTTAGATGAGGAAAGATTTGAGACTGGCTTTAAAGGAAAGTCGTTTCCTAAAAGGAAACACTAATTTCTTGCTTGTGAGGGTTTCTATTTCTTTGACATTAATTCATTCAATGAACTAGCTATTATTTAgaacaaaattggaaaaaacaAATTAGGAAATTACCAGTATCTTAGTGCTTTGCTTTGCTTTGTCCCTTCTCATGATGAACAGGTCCCACAAAGAAAAACGCTCTTCATATGCCCCGGAAAAAGGGGTGCGGTATGATGGAGTCTATAGAATTGAAAAATGTTGGCGAAAAGTGGGTATTCAGGTAAAATGTGCTATCCTGTTTTTTAGAATTGCTCATCTGGTTTGTTTTTGCTAACAGATGTACTGATTTGGTTTCCCTCATTTAGGGATTTAAGGTCTGCAGGTATCTATTTGTTAGATGTGACAATGAACCTGCCCCATGGACGAGGTCTGTGTTTGGTCAATTATTTAATTGGCTTATTCTTACTTGATCTCTACTAAATATTCTTAACTTGAACTGCAGTGATGAACATGGGGATCGACCTAGATCTTTGCCTGTCATCTCTGAGCTGAAGAAGGCAACGGAAATAACGGAGAGGAAGGAAAGTCCATCGTGGGATTTTGATGTGAGTGGTTTCAAATTATCCCCCTCAACATAATATCTATGCTTTTATTGCTTATGTTTCTTGGAGATTGTGTTCTGCTCGATCCGAAAGCTACATGGTAATGAACCAATCATGACAGTATAGATGGTGTCGTTGATGatattcaagaaagaaattttGATAAGCAATTCTAGAGTTGGGTGTCGATTGTTATAATTGTTCacttggaaaataatttttcttgttgTAACTGCTAAGCTCTAGCATTTTCCTCTGCGTGTATTAGGAGGAAGAGGGTTGCTGGAAGTGGAAGCAACCTCCGCCCCTCAGCAGAAAAAGGGTGAAACCAGTGAATTCTGAGGACATAAAGAGGTCAAGGATAGCAATAAAACGAGCTCAGAATATGAGTGTGAGGGAGAAGCTCCTAAAAGGTCTGTTCTCTATCCAATCTTGGGTCATTTGTCTTTAGCTCTTTAGTTTTGACCCTCAAGTTGGGTAGGGTGCGGTTAAAAAATGTGAATCTAGAAACAGAAGTAGGTTTGGTCAATTGTTTGGTTCTTTATGAACTTGGAGTTGTTTTTAAGTAGTGAACCAAACACGACTTTATTATTGGTTGGTGTGCATGATTAACCATGTGTTAATGATAtacaattataaattttatattcaCTTATATATGTTGCATATGCAGAGTTCAGTTGCCTTATCTGTCGGCAGGTGATGACTCTACCAATAACAACACCTTGTGCACATAATTTTTGCAAGTTGTGTTTGGAAGGTGCATTTGCTGGTAAAACTTTTATGAGGGAGAGAAGCAGGGGTGGACGGGCGCTTCGATCCCAAAAGAATGTCATGAGCTGTCCGTCGTGTCCAACAGACATCTCTGATTTTCTCCAAAATCCTCAGGTGTGTCATGTATATGCACATTTTCTCTGATTTCTTACAACTGAACTTTATTTGTGctttattttgcatttaattCCTAAGAAAATGGAAGGGAGACTACCACTGGTAATCCTGAAACAATATGGACTGAATGCTTGTTTAAGAATGCACGGCCTTGAACTTCTTCTTGTCTTCCAGCAGCCAGATGGGGGCATTACTGATTTCTTAATCTTTCATGTATGAACCATTCTTGATACAAATGGGGATGTCTTTTACATTAGCTTGTGGAATTGAGTGCTGCAGGTGAATAGAGAATTAATGGATGTGATTGAGTCGCTGAAATCAAAGACTGAAGAGGAGAATGGGAAGTCTATTGAGGAGTCAAGTGAGGAAGCAGATGGCTTTGAGCCAAGTGTTGATCCGTCACCCACAAGCAGTGAAACGAAGACTGAAAATCCAGAAATTACAGGTGCAGAGGATGGTGTGCAGAGTCCTCCAACCAAAAGCAAACCTAAAAGAAGCCTGAAGCAAAAGGAAGTTGATGTTGGAGAATGCTTGCTAGAGAACGAGGATGGGTTGGAAAACAAGATTCGTTCGAAGAAAGCTAATGCTGAGGGTTGCTCATTGAGACAGAGTGTTGGTCGAAAGACCAGGAGCAGAAAAGCTGAGGAGGATGCTGTGGATGAAAATATTGATGTTGGTGTAAGGACCAGGGGCAGGAAATCACAGAAAGTGGTGGATGAAGGAAATGATTCTCCATCAAGTCCTCTCGTTGTGCAATCTGATGATGACTTTGAATGATTAATGTTATTGGTTGGATCGTCAGGTTGACTCATTTCATTGGGTGGGAGTATATTGGGAAAAAGAGATGTTGGTAGGCTTTTTGTGGTGACTTCAGGGTTTCTGTATGAGAATGGGGTTGAAAATTGGATGATGCCTGACTTAGTTGAACCATCTATATAATAGATGGTTTTTTTGTGAATGCTTAGTCACATTTGATATAGACTGTAGAAATTAAGAACTAGTAATATTTCATGGTTgtacttcatttttaaaaacatttgagAATGCAATGCCTTGATGCCCTGATAATTGATCGACTGCTGAGTGAATATTAGTTagcaatataattaataatcagGATGGTCGGATGATATTTCATCGTTGATTTTGCTCAACTTTGTTTGAGGAAGTGTTTGAGCAGTCATCTATGTCAGGCTATTCTACTCTAAATGAGGGGGTTGGAATTGCATTAGGAAATAGAGTTtttctgtttaaaaaaaaaaaaaaaaagcctgaAAAAACTTCATTTCAAGCTTATTCAAGAATGTAGTtttaggccttttttttttttttaagagccGAAAAGTTAAATAAATGCCTTCTAAGtaatttattaaatgaactTATTTTAGCCGAGCACAACTTTTTATGTGTTAAAAGTACAAAATCTTAGTCAGGCTCTTaattcctctatatatataggacTACATCCAACTTTTTTGGGCAGCTTTACTGCACCGATCTCCCATCCCGATAATTAGCTAATAGCTAGGCTTATATCTGTGGAAGTGTAAAAGCTTTGAACTCAGTGCAGATTTtggaaaatgctaaaaatacaataattgCACAACTTTAAAACACAACGAAGTGGAACTTGAGGTTGTGCACGTGCATGTACCACAGCCCGCGCAGCTTATTCCTGGATTTATTTAGAGTCGCAAGTGATGCAACTCTGATTTGAGATTGGGCAAGTGTTGTATTGGGTTAAATCCAGCGGGCTTTTTAATGCAAGCCAATACAAAACTTGGGCCCGTTGGGCTTTAGAAACCCAACGTAACTGGCCCGTCGAATACTGGGTAGGTTTCGGTCTTGCGTGCCGTGCAATCGCAGTGGCAGAGTGCCCATATTCGCTCCTCCAAAGCCGACTTCCCTCCCTTccgttcctctctctctctctctccccccatGAAAACCCTATCCCTCTTCTTTGGAAGGAAGAAGGCACGCGCCAATTCCCATTGATTAGCTGACAATTTCATGTAAGTACCATTGTTTCATCCTTTTATTTCGTGGTTAGTTTCTGCGTTGttgaagataaatttaattCAGCAGTTGGTTTTAGTCATAGCTCATAGGTCATATTAGCCAATGTTTTATCACTTCTAAGTTTCTGGGTGATCATTACGTTATCCTGTTCTTCGAGATTTTGTATCAGAATAGCCAGGCTATTTGTCTGGTTATGGTGTTAGTTTGTTGCGGATGTTCTGTTTCATGGTAGATTTTGTTGGGAAATGTTAAAGATAGATTCCATCAGCTGCACTCATTATGCTTAGAAAATTTATGTGGCTAGTTATATGCCTCAGACATCCAGATTTTTCATCCAGGATTCTACGACACAATCAACTGAATTACTCCATTATTATAACGATAATCACACTTTGCCTTGTGGAAAGGATACATTGGATAGTAACGAATTTTTAGGAGATATTGTTTAACATTGCCAATAAAGCTTGCTATGGAAGGTTGTGTTGAGctttttgagtttgaatttaTATACCATTTGGCATGCTTATGGGTGAACTTTTGAATTGATTTAGTGATTATCCTTGTTTACTTGGAACAGTTGAAAGACGATAAGTTTGTCTATAGACCAGTATTTGTGTTTGGTTTATTGCTTATTACTTGcaataaaatttatatgaaactTCTGTTATACTGTTGTGCATGATTGGAATTTGTTGTTCCGCCTGCTCTATTGACATTGGCATGCTTGATTCTAATTCGTGTGTTTCTGTATTCTTGATGTGCACACTCATACATAATAGAGCACTAAAAGTTAAGATATTa contains these protein-coding regions:
- the LOC133875694 gene encoding E3 ubiquitin-protein ligase ORTHRUS 2; translation: MANVTQLPCDGDGICMVCKATPSDEEKLTCRTCATPWHVSCLSCGRPETLASALQWECPDCCTSAGDFPPVKAPGGVSDDLIDKIRAIEADASLTEREKAKRRQELMVSGKACVDGEEEEEEKKKKASGGDVLDLLGGSFNCSFCMQLPERPVTTPCGHNFCLKCFQKWVAQGKRNCAKCRSSIPSKMASQPRINSTLVVAIRMAKMSKSIVDGGPSKVYHFVQNQNRPDKAYTTERAQRNGKANACSGKIFVSVSPDHFGPIPAENDPVRNQGVLVGETWEDRLECRQWGAHLPHVAGIAGQADYGSQSVALSGGYQDDEDHGEWFLYTGSGGRDLSGNKRTNKEQSFDQKFEKLNKALEVSCLKGYPVRVVRSHKEKRSSYAPEKGVRYDGVYRIEKCWRKVGIQGFKVCRYLFVRCDNEPAPWTSDEHGDRPRSLPVISELKKATEITERKESPSWDFDEEEGCWKWKQPPPLSRKRVKPVNSEDIKRSRIAIKRAQNMSVREKLLKEFSCLICRQVMTLPITTPCAHNFCKLCLEGAFAGKTFMRERSRGGRALRSQKNVMSCPSCPTDISDFLQNPQVNRELMDVIESLKSKTEEENGKSIEESSEEADGFEPSVDPSPTSSETKTENPEITGAEDGVQSPPTKSKPKRSLKQKEVDVGECLLENEDGLENKIRSKKANAEGCSLRQSVGRKTRSRKAEEDAVDENIDVGVRTRGRKSQKVVDEGNDSPSSPLVVQSDDDFE